A genomic window from Ruminiclostridium cellulolyticum H10 includes:
- a CDS encoding amino acid adenylation domain-containing protein, whose product MCERIYYSLTHPQKRIWYIENIYPEIPIHNIGGAVTINSHIDFDALEEAINIFISKHDGLRIRIVDKNGDPQQYVSEFKRTKLDYYDLSSYHEGAKAEYYRIADTEMKKPFKLLDNPLFFFALFKLDNNVSGYFIKLHHIISDGWSIELLTRQIMEIYTELIEGREIKQEKEQSYIDYIKQEKVYLGSEKFIKNKNFWNNKFAELPEEFSIKSSNDTAGERQIFYIGKKKTELLKEFCAQNKCSLYTFFTSLLLIYLSKITLQEDIIIGTPVLNRSGKKEKSIFGMFTSTMPLRANVNQESTAAEFIRGINSELMDCFFNQKYPYDLLVKDLELKKKGLDSLFQVSINYYNTKMESRLYDASIENMEFYSGHQSYPLQLIIKDWLEDSNLSLSFDYKLSEYTTEQIKYMYYRLDALLDQIVSNPSKKIFNLHLVNDSEWNWLVYGFNSVKGEYPSQRTIYELFEEQAERTPNKTAVIFDSIELTYKELNERSNSLARYLRELGVGRDRIVGLMSTHSHYMVIGILAIIKAGGAYLPIDSTYPAERIEFIVKDSGTSILLTDNTIPKETNYNGHIINLKDENLYKGQVCNLEKINKTTDLVYVIYTSGSTGAPKGVMVEHRGLVNYIWWAKKMYVRNEKEVFPLYTSLSFDLTVTSIFTPLISGNTIVVYYDDGTEFILLRILRENKVSIIKLTPVHLSIIKDMNNDNSSVKRFIVGGEDLKVALAHSIYKSFGGDIEIFNEYGPTETVVGCMIHKYDVKNDLGVSVPIGIPADNIQIYILDKNLNPVPVETIGELYVSGAGVTRGYLNREELTKERFVDNPFIKGSKMYKTGDLAKHLHGGEIVYMGRSDYQVKLRGYRIELGEIENYLFSHNSITDAIVIDRNDEKGNKYLCAYIVSTTDLDISEIRMFLSSKLPDYMLPSHFVILQSLPLTSNGKVDRKLLPEPKLEEESKAYYCEFENDTEEKIIKVICEVLGIDKISPTDNFYQLGGDSIKAIQIASRLKSEAINLKVKDILLNTIIGEFVERAKKQILPHKAAQGPCEGSILPTPITQWFFRQKFNNENHYNQSVLLDLKQNISLEVIETALGVLVKQHDSLRINYDRNTDGLYYNNKYTERNFEIKVCDLSSVSQEKVRHEIKVLGEGLKSGMDIEKDILFKAYFYKNEEKGNKLLLTAHHLVIDAVSWRILLDDFSAILKSISMSETIKLPPKSDSMQKWAETLKIFGEREVNTDELKYWENTIENDFVFPVDFQLGEDILENCDTITGNLSEEDSDKLTLEANRAYNTVTNELLFIALSQVLSNLTQRNRVLIELEGHGRENISDIVDISRTVGWFTSIYPVSVRMDSDDLGTQIRQVKEQLREVPRKGIGFGILSGLSQSINEDGRKHIRFNFLGELDTTFNNDYFELSEEDSGSEVCKKNRMTCLIDINAMIIKKRLSVAVTYSRNSFKKETIERLLDNFLEQIRKLILHCCNQLQPDYTPSDFELINISQDQLDDLFD is encoded by the coding sequence GTGTGCGAAAGAATATACTACTCTTTAACTCATCCTCAAAAAAGGATATGGTATATTGAAAATATATATCCGGAAATACCCATACATAATATCGGCGGAGCCGTAACAATTAACAGCCATATAGATTTCGATGCTTTAGAAGAGGCTATAAATATATTCATTAGTAAGCATGATGGGTTAAGAATAAGGATAGTCGATAAAAATGGAGATCCCCAGCAGTATGTAAGTGAATTTAAAAGAACAAAATTAGACTACTATGATTTGAGTTCGTATCATGAAGGAGCCAAAGCAGAGTATTATAGGATTGCTGATACAGAAATGAAAAAACCCTTTAAGTTATTGGATAATCCTTTGTTTTTCTTTGCTTTATTTAAGTTGGATAATAATGTAAGTGGGTACTTTATAAAGCTTCACCATATAATTTCAGACGGCTGGTCAATAGAGTTATTAACCCGTCAGATTATGGAAATATATACTGAGCTTATAGAAGGGAGAGAAATAAAGCAAGAAAAAGAACAATCATATATTGATTACATAAAACAAGAAAAAGTATATTTGGGCTCAGAGAAATTCATAAAAAACAAGAATTTTTGGAATAACAAGTTCGCCGAGCTACCCGAAGAGTTCTCAATTAAAAGTTCCAACGATACAGCTGGCGAAAGACAAATATTTTACATAGGTAAGAAAAAAACGGAGCTGTTGAAAGAATTTTGTGCCCAAAATAAATGCTCTTTGTATACATTCTTCACTTCGCTTTTATTAATATATCTCAGTAAAATCACATTACAGGAAGATATAATTATAGGTACACCTGTTCTTAACAGATCCGGGAAAAAAGAAAAAAGCATATTTGGCATGTTTACAAGTACAATGCCGCTAAGGGCCAATGTAAATCAGGAATCGACAGCTGCTGAGTTTATTCGTGGAATTAACAGTGAGCTTATGGATTGTTTTTTTAATCAAAAGTACCCCTATGATCTGTTGGTAAAGGATTTAGAATTAAAGAAAAAAGGGTTGGATAGTCTGTTTCAAGTATCAATAAACTATTATAACACAAAGATGGAGTCCAGATTATATGATGCCTCAATAGAAAATATGGAGTTTTACAGCGGACATCAGAGCTACCCTCTTCAGTTAATAATAAAGGATTGGCTTGAGGATTCAAACTTATCCCTGAGCTTTGATTACAAGTTGAGTGAATATACAACAGAGCAAATTAAATATATGTACTATAGGCTTGATGCTTTATTAGACCAGATTGTAAGCAATCCTTCCAAGAAAATTTTTAATTTGCACTTAGTAAATGATTCTGAATGGAATTGGCTTGTTTATGGATTCAACTCAGTAAAGGGAGAGTACCCTTCACAAAGAACTATATACGAGCTTTTTGAAGAGCAGGCAGAAAGGACTCCCAATAAAACTGCTGTCATATTTGATTCTATCGAGCTTACATATAAAGAACTAAACGAAAGATCAAACAGTCTTGCAAGATATTTGAGAGAACTGGGAGTGGGGCGTGACAGAATAGTGGGATTAATGTCAACTCATTCACACTATATGGTTATTGGAATACTTGCAATAATAAAAGCAGGTGGAGCATACTTGCCGATAGATTCAACGTATCCCGCAGAGAGGATTGAATTTATAGTTAAAGATTCAGGTACCTCAATTCTGCTTACAGATAATACTATCCCAAAGGAAACAAACTATAATGGACATATTATAAATCTTAAGGATGAAAACCTATATAAAGGACAAGTGTGTAACCTTGAAAAGATCAACAAAACTACTGATTTGGTATATGTAATATATACATCAGGTTCAACAGGAGCACCTAAAGGTGTAATGGTAGAACATAGGGGGCTTGTAAATTATATATGGTGGGCAAAAAAGATGTATGTCCGCAATGAAAAAGAAGTATTTCCGTTGTATACCTCATTATCCTTTGACTTGACTGTAACCTCAATTTTCACTCCATTAATATCCGGAAACACAATTGTCGTCTATTACGATGATGGTACGGAGTTTATATTGCTGAGAATACTCCGGGAAAACAAGGTGAGTATTATAAAGCTTACGCCAGTTCATCTTTCTATTATTAAGGATATGAATAACGATAACTCATCGGTTAAACGCTTTATTGTTGGGGGGGAAGATTTAAAGGTAGCTCTTGCCCACAGCATTTACAAAAGTTTTGGAGGGGATATTGAGATATTTAATGAATATGGACCTACAGAAACAGTAGTCGGTTGTATGATACATAAATATGATGTAAAAAATGATTTAGGAGTATCTGTGCCTATTGGTATACCGGCTGACAACATCCAAATATATATTTTAGACAAAAACTTAAATCCTGTTCCTGTAGAAACTATAGGGGAATTATATGTATCGGGAGCCGGAGTAACCAGAGGGTATTTAAACAGGGAAGAGCTTACAAAGGAAAGATTTGTAGATAACCCATTCATTAAAGGCTCTAAAATGTATAAAACCGGGGATCTGGCAAAGCATTTACATGGCGGGGAAATTGTATATATGGGAAGGTCTGATTATCAGGTCAAACTAAGGGGCTACCGGATTGAATTAGGTGAAATAGAAAACTATTTATTTAGTCACAACTCAATTACTGATGCTATAGTAATAGACAGAAATGATGAGAAGGGAAACAAATATCTATGTGCATATATAGTTAGTACAACAGATTTAGACATTTCTGAGATACGTATGTTCCTTAGTAGTAAGCTTCCAGATTATATGCTTCCATCGCACTTTGTGATATTACAGAGTCTGCCTTTGACTTCAAACGGAAAAGTAGATAGAAAGTTACTTCCGGAGCCGAAACTTGAAGAAGAAAGTAAGGCATATTACTGTGAATTTGAAAATGATACTGAAGAAAAAATTATTAAGGTAATCTGTGAGGTTTTAGGCATAGACAAGATAAGTCCTACTGATAATTTTTATCAGCTTGGTGGAGACTCGATAAAAGCGATACAAATTGCATCTAGATTAAAATCCGAGGCTATAAACCTAAAAGTAAAGGATATATTATTAAATACTATAATTGGGGAATTTGTAGAGAGGGCAAAAAAACAAATCCTGCCTCATAAAGCTGCACAGGGCCCATGTGAGGGGAGTATTCTTCCTACACCCATCACTCAATGGTTTTTCAGACAGAAATTTAACAATGAAAATCACTATAATCAGTCTGTACTACTGGATTTAAAACAGAACATAAGTCTCGAAGTTATTGAAACAGCTTTAGGAGTACTAGTCAAGCAGCATGATTCACTAAGAATAAACTATGATAGGAATACCGACGGGCTTTATTACAATAATAAGTATACGGAAAGGAATTTTGAAATAAAAGTTTGTGATTTATCCTCTGTTTCGCAGGAAAAAGTACGTCATGAAATTAAAGTATTAGGTGAAGGCTTGAAATCAGGTATGGATATTGAAAAAGACATTCTATTTAAGGCATACTTTTATAAAAACGAGGAAAAAGGAAATAAACTACTGCTTACAGCACATCATCTGGTTATTGATGCTGTATCATGGAGAATACTACTTGACGATTTTTCAGCTATACTTAAATCTATAAGCATGAGTGAAACTATCAAGCTCCCTCCTAAATCAGACTCAATGCAAAAATGGGCAGAGACTCTTAAAATATTCGGAGAGAGGGAAGTCAATACAGATGAACTGAAATACTGGGAAAATACTATTGAAAACGACTTTGTATTCCCTGTTGACTTTCAACTGGGAGAGGATATTCTAGAGAATTGTGATACAATAACGGGGAATTTGTCTGAGGAAGATTCAGATAAACTTACACTGGAAGCTAATAGAGCATATAATACTGTTACTAATGAACTTCTATTTATCGCATTGTCGCAAGTATTGAGCAACCTTACTCAAAGAAATAGAGTATTAATAGAGCTTGAAGGCCACGGACGTGAGAATATTTCTGACATAGTAGATATATCAAGGACGGTAGGTTGGTTTACCAGCATCTATCCCGTAAGCGTAAGAATGGATTCTGATGATCTTGGTACCCAGATAAGACAGGTTAAAGAACAGTTAAGAGAAGTACCCCGCAAAGGAATTGGTTTTGGAATCCTTAGCGGTTTATCTCAATCAATAAATGAAGATGGTAGAAAGCATATACGTTTTAATTTCTTAGGCGAGCTTGATACTACTTTTAATAATGATTATTTTGAATTGAGTGAAGAAGACTCAGGCTCTGAAGTTTGTAAAAAGAATAGAATGACCTGTCTAATAGATATTAATGCTATGATCATAAAGAAAAGGTTAAGTGTTGCTGTTACTTACAGTAGAAACAGCTTTAAGAAGGAAACCATAGAGCGGCTTCTGGATAATTTCCTTGAACAAATAAGAAAGCTAATTTTACACTGTTGCAATCAGTTGCAACCAGATTATACACCTTCAGATTTTGAACTAATTAATATCTCACAAGACCAGCTTGATGATTTGTTTGATTGA
- a CDS encoding ABC transporter ATP-binding protein: MYVLEIKNLFKKVSDEFSLKDINLTIENGDFVSLIGKNGAGKTTLLRILSGLIKYDKGKVFIDGIPVEKSNKVNKVIGIVQQYKGMPDTLTVQEYIKFQARLKNADSKLLNDLIEISGLSKFSNQYLSTLSGGNLRKMHIMFSIMHKPKLVIMDEPTVGLDPVVRKEMWDYIYGLREIGISAIISTHYLDEAEQLGNKIAIIDNGNLLTSGTKEQVKELYTSEDGLDILTVDDENALEILKYIIELNLNFITKSEVMGNRVRVYTDSLDFSYLPTLVNLLSEHNFKIKTIKFLEPSIEELLMKISSFKTA; encoded by the coding sequence ATGTATGTTCTTGAAATCAAAAATTTATTTAAGAAGGTTTCTGATGAATTTAGCCTCAAAGATATTAACCTTACTATTGAAAATGGTGATTTTGTATCACTAATAGGAAAGAACGGTGCAGGTAAAACTACACTTCTGCGTATTCTTTCCGGACTGATTAAATATGACAAAGGTAAGGTATTTATTGATGGAATACCTGTAGAAAAAAGCAATAAGGTCAACAAAGTAATAGGTATTGTACAGCAATACAAAGGTATGCCAGATACCTTGACAGTGCAGGAGTATATTAAATTTCAGGCAAGGCTAAAAAATGCAGATTCTAAGCTTCTTAACGATCTTATAGAAATATCAGGTTTATCAAAATTTTCTAATCAATATCTTTCTACACTTTCGGGTGGAAATTTAAGAAAGATGCACATTATGTTTTCAATTATGCACAAGCCCAAGCTGGTAATTATGGACGAGCCCACTGTTGGACTCGACCCTGTTGTTAGAAAGGAAATGTGGGACTACATCTATGGATTAAGGGAAATAGGCATATCCGCCATCATTTCTACCCACTACCTTGATGAAGCAGAACAGCTTGGAAATAAAATTGCTATAATTGACAATGGTAATCTGCTAACTTCCGGGACTAAGGAGCAAGTAAAGGAGCTGTATACTTCAGAGGATGGGCTCGATATATTGACTGTAGATGATGAAAACGCTCTTGAAATTTTAAAATATATTATTGAACTCAATTTGAACTTTATCACAAAAAGTGAAGTAATGGGAAATAGAGTAAGGGTTTATACTGACAGTTTAGATTTTTCCTATCTGCCAACCCTGGTAAATCTCCTATCCGAACATAACTTTAAAATTAAAACAATTAAGTTCTTAGAACCTTCTATCGAAGAGTTACTAATGAAAATCAGTTCTTTTAAGACCGCTTGA
- a CDS encoding ABC transporter permease: MENKVRLWFRAVLDFVIMDLLQFLRSPAGLITTLLTPITMIASFGLGTSVPASSSISPVTSGSYFQFVAPGIMFVGIMFSSTFTMGYGILVDKRKRIAEDVITSSIPYSAFVSGRFFSMLIKSILQMLIIVITAILFFDLNVKYPGMLLLAITCTTFFFAGFGVLLAAGTDEIAFSGLSNMLLVPLFYFSGVFFPIENFGGLGKVLQFLPSSIQVKLFRYSILGDLPNNILLPIILALVFTLIMVILPSLVFKSAIKK; this comes from the coding sequence ATGGAAAATAAGGTTCGACTATGGTTTCGTGCTGTTTTAGATTTTGTTATAATGGATTTGCTTCAGTTTTTACGTTCACCGGCAGGATTAATAACTACCCTTTTAACACCAATCACAATGATTGCTTCATTCGGATTGGGAACAAGTGTTCCGGCAAGCTCCAGCATATCTCCTGTTACTTCAGGCTCATATTTTCAATTTGTTGCACCGGGCATAATGTTTGTAGGAATTATGTTTAGTTCAACTTTTACAATGGGGTATGGTATTTTAGTAGATAAGAGAAAACGAATAGCAGAAGACGTTATTACTTCATCTATACCTTATAGTGCTTTTGTTTCAGGTAGATTTTTTAGCATGCTTATAAAATCTATTCTACAGATGTTAATTATCGTAATTACAGCAATTTTGTTTTTTGATCTTAATGTTAAATATCCAGGTATGCTGCTTTTAGCAATAACTTGTACAACTTTCTTCTTTGCCGGATTTGGTGTATTGCTTGCTGCGGGTACTGATGAAATTGCATTTTCAGGTCTCAGCAATATGCTTTTAGTACCTCTATTCTACTTCTCCGGTGTATTTTTTCCTATAGAGAATTTCGGTGGTTTAGGTAAAGTACTGCAATTCCTTCCATCTTCTATACAAGTTAAATTGTTTAGGTATTCGATACTAGGCGATCTGCCAAATAATATATTGTTACCGATAATACTGGCATTAGTATTCACATTAATCATGGTAATACTACCAAGCCTAGTATTTAAATCTGCAATAAAAAAATAA
- a CDS encoding RiPP maturation radical SAM C-methyltransferase: MKETALVYMPWATTTMPSLALGLLKSVLEREDIPTDVYYLNVRFTKYMDKVMYEEISEICDAFTFAVEWMFAQYLFSEEKMREGKVSYSNLILPILKSDPILYMYLRTRKEIIEPLINNIIPKFIEDCLNDIEWGNYKVVGFKCMIGYQVSSLLLSKKIKERYPDIKIVFGGPNVREVMGEEILKCFEWVDYVIDGEGEESLPALVKNIAKDILYEDIPGIVYMKDGECIRSKQSAKMAELDELPIPDYSDYYIEFQNNDLKEFLPSINSIFEGSRGCWWGEKCQCTFCGQCNGYLKFRSKSTDRVLNEVLDLIEKYDNKNFWATDCILSLDYFDTLIPELIKRKLDLNVFFEVKPTLTREQISMLYAAGIRKLQAGIENINTRLLKLMHKGVSAIQNIQFLKLCTEQGISVFWIMLYRIPGEEKQCYDEVINLIPSISHLEPPAPGRLFPINLDRFSPYFNDPEKYGIKDIKPKAMFNLIYPDPKINLNNISYEFDFTFNKSEETVKLYINNLNTAVTKWQKAYENKKYYCWYRVENDAVEIEDNRPIVAGQESDIHRKYTLKGLEMQVFLLCNDICSLEDIYREVNKNREKEIGKDKLQEIIGWLKDNKLLLEETGRYTNMALLKISK; encoded by the coding sequence ATGAAGGAAACTGCTTTAGTATACATGCCATGGGCAACTACTACCATGCCATCGCTTGCTCTTGGATTGCTAAAAAGCGTACTTGAAAGAGAAGACATTCCAACAGATGTTTATTATTTGAATGTTCGTTTTACTAAGTATATGGACAAGGTAATGTATGAAGAAATAAGTGAAATATGTGATGCATTTACCTTTGCAGTAGAATGGATGTTTGCACAATATCTTTTTTCAGAAGAAAAAATGCGTGAAGGGAAAGTAAGCTATAGTAATTTAATATTACCCATTTTAAAAAGTGATCCTATATTGTACATGTATCTGAGGACAAGAAAGGAAATAATTGAGCCGCTAATTAATAACATAATTCCCAAGTTTATAGAAGATTGTTTGAATGATATAGAATGGGGAAATTATAAGGTGGTAGGATTTAAGTGTATGATTGGGTATCAGGTATCCTCATTACTTTTATCGAAAAAAATTAAGGAACGCTACCCGGATATTAAAATAGTATTTGGTGGACCCAATGTTAGAGAAGTTATGGGTGAAGAAATCCTAAAGTGTTTTGAATGGGTTGATTATGTAATAGATGGTGAGGGCGAAGAATCTCTTCCCGCACTCGTTAAGAATATTGCAAAAGATATACTGTACGAGGACATACCCGGAATTGTATATATGAAGGATGGAGAATGTATTCGCAGTAAGCAGTCGGCTAAAATGGCAGAGCTTGATGAGCTTCCAATACCTGATTATTCTGATTATTACATTGAGTTTCAAAATAATGATTTAAAAGAATTTTTACCTTCGATAAACAGCATTTTTGAAGGTTCTAGAGGATGCTGGTGGGGTGAAAAATGTCAATGTACTTTTTGCGGTCAATGTAACGGATATCTTAAATTCCGATCCAAGTCGACCGATAGGGTTCTAAATGAGGTTCTTGATCTTATAGAGAAGTATGATAACAAAAATTTCTGGGCAACGGACTGTATATTAAGCTTGGATTATTTTGATACCTTAATTCCTGAGTTGATAAAAAGAAAACTCGATCTGAATGTATTTTTCGAGGTAAAGCCAACACTAACACGAGAACAAATTAGTATGTTGTATGCTGCCGGAATAAGAAAATTACAGGCAGGTATAGAAAATATAAATACAAGACTATTGAAATTGATGCATAAGGGTGTTAGTGCTATTCAAAATATTCAATTTTTAAAACTATGTACTGAACAAGGCATATCGGTTTTCTGGATAATGCTATACAGAATCCCAGGCGAAGAAAAGCAGTGTTATGACGAAGTAATTAATCTGATACCTTCAATATCCCATTTGGAGCCACCTGCTCCAGGAAGGCTTTTTCCTATAAATTTGGATAGGTTTAGTCCTTATTTCAATGATCCTGAGAAATATGGAATAAAAGATATTAAGCCAAAAGCTATGTTTAACTTAATTTATCCAGATCCTAAAATTAATTTAAATAACATATCTTATGAATTTGATTTTACGTTTAATAAATCCGAAGAAACAGTGAAGCTCTACATAAACAATTTAAACACAGCTGTTACCAAATGGCAAAAGGCATATGAAAATAAAAAATACTACTGTTGGTACAGAGTAGAAAATGATGCGGTAGAAATAGAGGATAACCGTCCGATTGTAGCAGGTCAAGAATCGGATATCCATAGAAAATATACTTTAAAAGGTTTAGAAATGCAGGTTTTTCTCCTATGTAATGATATCTGTTCATTAGAAGATATTTATCGTGAGGTTAATAAAAACAGAGAGAAAGAGATAGGAAAAGATAAGCTGCAGGAGATTATCGGCTGGCTAAAGGATAATAAGCTGTTACTTGAGGAAACAGGAAGATATACTAACATGGCTCTCCTCAAAATATCAAAATAG
- a CDS encoding NAD-dependent epimerase/dehydratase family protein: MKVLVTGGCGFLGSNVCEYYINKGAKVISYDNMTKHELLKTGFAVDKARNYNYEYQQKLGVKTVIGDVRNLEELLDNAQGCDYIIHTAAQPAMTISWEDPALDFTTNALGTFNVLEAARRLKIPVACCATVHVYGNEINLSLKEGEKRYLREPEAIDETYPTLEGVITPLHASKASGDIYVKAYIDTYGLEAASFRLTGIYGEKQFGGEDHGWVANFAIRTVLGWPITIFGAGKQVRDILYVSDVCAAFDAFYKTRSSGIYNIGGGTQTAISLLDCIDILEDINGKRPEVNFAPDRHGDLRYFICDISKANKELGWKPAVMPHEGIRNLMNWIKENKSVFQS, translated from the coding sequence TTGAAAGTATTGGTTACAGGAGGTTGTGGTTTTTTAGGTTCAAATGTTTGCGAATATTACATAAACAAAGGTGCAAAGGTTATAAGCTACGATAACATGACTAAGCATGAGTTATTAAAGACAGGATTTGCAGTTGATAAGGCGAGAAACTACAACTACGAATATCAACAAAAGCTTGGAGTAAAGACTGTCATCGGCGATGTAAGAAATTTAGAGGAGCTACTTGATAATGCTCAGGGCTGTGATTATATAATCCATACAGCTGCACAGCCGGCTATGACAATTAGCTGGGAAGACCCGGCTCTTGATTTCACAACAAATGCTTTAGGAACATTTAACGTCCTTGAAGCTGCAAGAAGACTTAAGATACCGGTTGCATGCTGTGCTACAGTACATGTTTATGGAAATGAGATAAATTTATCCCTGAAAGAGGGCGAAAAAAGGTATTTAAGAGAGCCAGAGGCTATAGATGAAACTTACCCGACATTAGAAGGGGTTATAACTCCTTTACACGCGTCTAAGGCATCAGGGGATATCTATGTTAAGGCCTACATTGACACATATGGATTAGAGGCTGCAAGTTTCAGGCTTACAGGAATATACGGAGAAAAGCAGTTCGGGGGAGAAGATCATGGCTGGGTTGCCAATTTTGCCATAAGAACTGTATTGGGATGGCCTATTACTATATTCGGAGCCGGAAAGCAAGTAAGGGATATTCTCTATGTATCAGATGTATGTGCGGCTTTTGATGCCTTCTATAAGACAAGAAGCTCAGGTATATACAACATTGGTGGTGGTACGCAGACAGCTATATCGCTTCTTGATTGCATTGATATTCTTGAAGACATTAATGGCAAAAGGCCGGAAGTGAATTTTGCACCCGATAGGCATGGGGACTTAAGGTACTTTATATGTGATATATCCAAGGCAAATAAGGAACTGGGATGGAAACCAGCAGTAATGCCGCACGAGGGTATAAGGAACCTTATGAATTGGATTAAAGAAAATAAAAGTGTGTTTCAAAGCTAA
- a CDS encoding nucleotidyltransferase family protein — protein MKALVLAGGRGKRLDQLSADKNKCMVKVGDYPVIEYSLNCAASIDINEIIIVVGYRAEDIINRYGNSFKGKKVSYVIQWEQKGLVNAIECARTAIGKDDFILFLGDEVLLNPRHSKMIEEFEKGNAFVICGIVEVDDPSLIQKTYAVLQNENNEVFRLIEKPRKALNNFMGTGDCIFKNDIFKYIDVTPIHYQRNEKELPDLIQCAIDDGKKVNSFIICSGYANINLQEDIAVAENFYVKEYQT, from the coding sequence ATGAAGGCGTTGGTTCTTGCAGGAGGCAGAGGGAAAAGACTTGACCAATTATCTGCGGATAAGAATAAGTGCATGGTAAAAGTTGGTGACTATCCGGTTATTGAATATAGTCTTAACTGTGCTGCTTCAATAGATATTAACGAGATTATTATTGTAGTAGGCTATAGAGCTGAAGACATAATCAATAGGTATGGAAATAGTTTCAAAGGCAAAAAGGTATCCTATGTTATTCAGTGGGAACAAAAAGGGCTTGTTAATGCTATTGAATGTGCCAGAACAGCCATAGGTAAAGATGATTTTATACTATTTTTAGGTGACGAGGTCCTATTAAATCCCAGACATTCAAAAATGATTGAAGAATTTGAAAAGGGAAATGCATTTGTCATTTGTGGCATTGTTGAAGTGGATGATCCCAGCTTGATTCAAAAGACATATGCAGTTTTACAAAATGAAAATAATGAGGTATTCAGGCTAATAGAAAAACCACGCAAGGCATTAAACAATTTTATGGGGACTGGTGATTGTATATTCAAAAATGACATCTTCAAATATATAGATGTAACACCAATACATTACCAGAGAAATGAAAAAGAACTGCCGGATCTTATTCAATGTGCGATAGATGATGGTAAAAAAGTTAACTCCTTCATTATTTGCAGTGGTTATGCCAATATAAATCTTCAAGAAGACATAGCTGTAGCTGAAAACTTTTATGTAAAAGAATATCAAACTTAA
- a CDS encoding NAD-dependent epimerase/dehydratase family protein gives MRFLITGGAGFVGCHIAKQLLDENKGEVIIYDNLSSGKLQNIPTGCRFIEGDIRDSKKIEEVLEGVDVVFHNAAFVSIRNSYTMLKEEMDINCYGTQNILEGMVKQRVRKIVFASSMAAYGWPRQIPITEDCDLAPISPYGFSKARCELYCKIFAKRFGISYVILRYCNIYGIKQTLSPYVGVLTTFINQALSSQPITVNGDGEQIKDFVNVEDIAHANLLAMEYEKNDIFNIGSGIKTSVNQLADMVLSNFKDGKKIYMPLPEGEVDSICADISKAQNLLGYKAEGDLEKLLPQIIEWWKNNCYEKIS, from the coding sequence ATGAGATTTCTAATTACTGGTGGAGCGGGTTTTGTTGGTTGTCATATAGCCAAACAGCTTTTAGATGAAAACAAAGGTGAGGTTATTATCTATGATAATTTAAGCAGCGGAAAGCTGCAAAATATACCTACTGGATGCCGTTTCATAGAGGGAGATATAAGAGACAGCAAAAAAATAGAAGAAGTATTGGAAGGCGTTGACGTGGTGTTTCATAATGCTGCATTTGTCAGTATAAGGAACAGCTATACCATGCTCAAGGAAGAGATGGATATAAATTGCTATGGAACTCAGAATATACTTGAGGGCATGGTTAAGCAGAGAGTAAGGAAGATTGTTTTTGCATCCTCTATGGCTGCTTATGGATGGCCAAGACAGATTCCTATCACAGAAGACTGTGATTTGGCTCCAATTTCTCCATATGGTTTTAGTAAAGCAAGGTGTGAGCTCTACTGCAAGATATTTGCCAAGAGATTTGGTATATCGTATGTGATACTAAGATATTGCAATATATATGGGATAAAACAAACTCTATCCCCGTATGTAGGAGTACTGACTACGTTTATAAACCAAGCTTTGAGCAGTCAACCTATTACTGTAAATGGTGATGGAGAGCAAATTAAGGATTTTGTTAATGTTGAGGATATTGCACATGCTAATTTATTAGCGATGGAATATGAAAAAAACGACATCTTTAATATAGGAAGTGGGATTAAAACCTCTGTAAATCAATTGGCTGATATGGTATTAAGCAATTTTAAGGATGGAAAGAAGATATATATGCCATTGCCGGAGGGAGAAGTGGATAGCATTTGTGCGGATATATCCAAGGCACAAAACCTCCTTGGCTATAAAGCGGAGGGTGATCTTGAGAAGTTGCTTCCTCAAATAATAGAATGGTGGAAAAACAACTGTTATGAAAAAATTTCTTAA